TCATCACATTTTGCATCTAATATTTTCGGaaattttgatttcttttatgttgattgaaattgatttatatCTAATCGCGGTTTTATCCAGGTATGAGAATTTGGGCGAGTTTTTTGATAGTTTGGATAGTTCCATCCGATTGTTGCGATTAAAAGGATCAATGACGTCGTTCACTAATATCAGACCCAAGATCGAAACTTTAACTGACAGGTATGGTTTTTGTTgtagatttaatttattttttttgaaaattttgtattGTGATTTTCTGTGATTTTTTCAGGAGGTTTACACACAGTCATTTGGCTCAGTTGAAATTTATCTTACCTGAAGCAATTGATATTAAGAAATTATTAGTGTTTGACGAACGAACAAGTTGTATGAAGCCAGATCTTCATGTTTCTGTAAACCCTGATGCGGTAGTGTTTGACGCTGAGTTGAAACCGGAATGTGGGAGTATGTCTTTGAGGAAGTTATTTCGTGTACGGCTTAAAGATTTTTGGGAATCTCATCCAGAGGTATGGTGTAGATCACATGGATTCCGATTTGCATATCTGTTTGCTAAGATTTACCTTGAAACAGCACTTATTGATAATTTCCTTTGCTTGTGATCCGATTGTCCCTTGATTTTTGATAATTGATTATATAGTTTTGGTTTTATGTGTGGCACAAGATAAATTACACACAATGCTTGGGGGTTCAATTATTATCTTGATACTTGCGATGAATTGGTTTGGTGGAAAGATTATTCTGGTGTGGTTGTTttcatacaaaataatttatgtgcaatttcctttctttattgACTTTGTCAATACGAGGATTTAATGGTATTATGTTATTTGCTATTGGAGAGTTCTTTTATTAAGCGTGCTTCATTGTTAATTCTGGGTAAAAGTCCAAGTCTGGGACATTTTGTTCAACACTGCTGGAATCAACTTTAAGTCTAAGGAGTGATAAATTTTAACTAACCCTGTTTACTTTTGATGATGAGCTATTGCTACTACAAGCATAGTAGTTAGTCCTTTTAAAAATTGCAAATTGTTTGGTCTAAAAGATGCTTTTATATATAGGGAGATGAAATTCCGGAGGAAATGCTGCCTGAGCCATTCAGTCGCCCAAAACAAGATCCTATTTTGCACGTGTTGAAAACTCCCTTCTCCTCATTATCTGCAGTGACATTATCTGATCCATGTGTTGCTCATCCTCCAACAATGTTGTCAACGAGCCCACATAATAGTGACACTGCATATAATATGTCTATGCCTATTGACCAGCAGCCAGCTGTTGCTTCTCATATGTCTCAATCTTTTAGCAGACGGTTTTCTCAGAGAGTAAAGCAAAATTCCTGCCAATCTTTATCTGTGCTGGTTTCAGAGTCAAGCTTGAAGATTAATTCTACTTCTGAAGTCACTGAATCCAATCCTAATACATCCCCATCTGAGTTGGTTTTAGAAGCATCCAGTAGTGAAACATGTCCTACAATTCACACTTCTTCTAAATGCTTGACACCATCCCGTGTTACACCAGCTACACCCAGCAAATCCATTGAGTATATTGAGAGCAAAGATGGATCTGTCAAAAGCATTGATGCCATGTCAACTCCATCTAAATTTGTCTCTACTCCATCTAAATTTGTCTCTACTCCATCCAGGCTGATGTCAGCAACACCTGCATTAAAGCCACCTAAAAGGCATATTATGAGTCCTGATGACAACTCTACCAGCTCCCCAAACAAGTTGGTTAAGCGCCCACATCGGTCAAGGTCATTGAAATTCGACACTCCagtgaaaaatgaaaatgatgcCAGTGGCTTGTCAATTAATGACGACATTTTTGATATCCTCCCAGATAATCTTCTCCATTCGGTATGCCCTTTTGCTACATGATTCAAATTTAAagattatctatttatttatttgggaATGACATTCTATGCGTTTATTTCTAATGTTCTCATATAGATAGATTAGTTAAGTTCTAAATTAAGCATTCTTTTTGCAGATAAGGGAGAAAGAACGAATAGCAATGGAGGAAAGGGATCCAGCTATCTCACAAGCTAAGAAACGGAAAAAAATTATTGCCAGCCTCCCTAAGCTCTTTAACATGATTCACATGTTGTTTCATTCAAGAAACCGATCTGTTATCACAAAAAGGGAGCTGTTAAGCGAGATAATCTCAAGCCACTGTGACATCGTTGATAGAAGTGAGACACATTtctatgaaaaattatttgactGGCTATTATTTAATTTCTGAGTACTAAACTTCTCTTGTTTGGTTTTTTAGGCGAAGTTGAAGAACAGTTGCATTTATTGCTAGAATTAGTGCCCGAATGGATTTCTGAGAAGTCAGCCTCCAGTGGAGATATGCTAGTGTGGtaagtttcattttttataaaaagaatatagtccttgttttgaatttaaaattttatctgtttacccttttccctttttttttgatactattgtgatttttttaatagtgtAAATAAAACGTTGAACCTCGAATCCTTAAGAGCATCACTTGAAGAAGCAAAATGAGCAAGCAGAGGAGAGCATTGGAACCAAGAAGTATACCCTTAAGAGCATCACTTGAAGAAGCAAAATGAGCAAGCAGACGAGAGCATTGGAACCAAGAACTATCCGGTCCTTTTCTTTTGGACTGCTTGTAAATGTTCAATCAATTTTCTATTGCCATTGCTTGGAGTTGGTTCAATCTATTTTTTGAT
The genomic region above belongs to Cicer arietinum cultivar CDC Frontier isolate Library 1 chromosome 4, Cicar.CDCFrontier_v2.0, whole genome shotgun sequence and contains:
- the LOC101504357 gene encoding CDT1-like protein a, chloroplastic, whose amino-acid sequence is MRNSSEIASPSSNKIRSKKPILRSSKSQSKDSYELSTKTPEKPSQRTRNRGVALSLSDIRKVAKGLQDQKQSHETTSFSKAKTARRQIEMASPRKTNISVDESLKLPKKYENLGEFFDSLDSSIRLLRLKGSMTSFTNIRPKIETLTDRRFTHSHLAQLKFILPEAIDIKKLLVFDERTSCMKPDLHVSVNPDAVVFDAELKPECGSMSLRKLFRVRLKDFWESHPEGDEIPEEMLPEPFSRPKQDPILHVLKTPFSSLSAVTLSDPCVAHPPTMLSTSPHNSDTAYNMSMPIDQQPAVASHMSQSFSRRFSQRVKQNSCQSLSVLVSESSLKINSTSEVTESNPNTSPSELVLEASSSETCPTIHTSSKCLTPSRVTPATPSKSIEYIESKDGSVKSIDAMSTPSKFVSTPSKFVSTPSRLMSATPALKPPKRHIMSPDDNSTSSPNKLVKRPHRSRSLKFDTPVKNENDASGLSINDDIFDILPDNLLHSIREKERIAMEERDPAISQAKKRKKIIASLPKLFNMIHMLFHSRNRSVITKRELLSEIISSHCDIVDRSEVEEQLHLLLELVPEWISEKSASSGDMLVCVNKTLNLESLRASLEEAK